A genomic segment from Bradyrhizobium diazoefficiens USDA 110 encodes:
- a CDS encoding tyrosine-type recombinase/integrase has protein sequence MLTAQRRGEVASMMRSELHGLHGEKPHWIIPAVRTKNKKAEHTVPLFPTAVKLIEAALEIGKPEKGEDQGNRPVVASRFESVGVLASHCMSQAVRRLLEDNELVAFTPHDLRRTAATIVHASMRDGICSKRSEKRFQRIEKHLITITG, from the coding sequence TTGCTGACAGCCCAGCGCCGGGGCGAAGTCGCGAGCATGATGCGTTCCGAGCTTCACGGCCTACACGGGGAAAAGCCCCACTGGATCATTCCCGCTGTACGGACGAAGAACAAGAAGGCGGAGCACACAGTCCCGCTCTTCCCGACTGCCGTCAAGTTGATCGAGGCGGCCTTGGAGATCGGCAAGCCAGAGAAGGGAGAGGACCAAGGCAACAGACCCGTCGTTGCCAGTCGCTTCGAAAGCGTTGGGGTGCTTGCGAGCCACTGTATGAGCCAGGCTGTGCGGCGCTTGTTGGAAGACAATGAGCTGGTAGCCTTTACGCCCCATGACCTCAGGCGTACAGCCGCGACCATCGTTCATGCGTCTATGCGCGATGGCATATGTTCGAAGAGAAGCGAGAAGCGATTCCAGCGGATTGAAAAGCATTTAATCACAATCACCGGTTAG
- the glmS gene encoding glutamine--fructose-6-phosphate transaminase (isomerizing): MCGIVGILGRGPVVDKLVASLRRLEYRGYDSAGLATLEGVRIERRRAEGKLRNLEEQLRYCPPSGHAGIGHTRWATHGKPTESNAHPHATENVAVVHNGIIENFRELRAELERNGAGFNSETDTEVVAHLVDSYLKNGYSPQDAVQASLPRLRGAFALAFLFKANDDLLIGACKGSPLAIGHGRGEVYLGSDAIALAPLTDTVTYLEDGDWAVLTRATCVIYGADGSIVQRETSKSGVSALLVDKANYRHFMAKEIHEQPTVAGKTLAHYLDVAAKRVALPLALPFDFNCIQRISITACGTASYAGHIAKYWFERLARLPCDVDVASEFRYREAPLRRGDLAIVISQSGETADTLAALRYAKGKGLHTISVVNVPTSTIARESESVLPTLAGPEIGVASTKAFICQLMVLGVLAVRAAKERGKLSEIDESQLVRELIEVPRLIAAALLVEPQIEKLARYIAGARTVLYLGRGTSAPLALEGALKLKEISYIHSEGYAAGELKHGPIALIDEAVPVVVIAPYDEVFEKTVSNMQEVAARGGKIILITDAKGASEAMVDTLLTIVLPAMVASFTPLVYAIPVQLLAYHTAVARGADVDQPRNLAKSVTVE, from the coding sequence ATGTGTGGAATTGTTGGCATTTTGGGCCGTGGTCCGGTCGTTGATAAGTTGGTCGCGTCGCTCAGGCGATTGGAATATCGTGGCTACGATTCCGCGGGCCTCGCAACTCTCGAAGGAGTCCGGATCGAGCGCCGCCGCGCCGAAGGTAAGCTGAGGAACCTTGAGGAGCAGCTGCGCTATTGTCCGCCGTCGGGGCATGCTGGCATCGGTCACACCCGCTGGGCGACTCATGGAAAGCCGACCGAAAGCAATGCTCATCCGCATGCGACGGAGAATGTCGCGGTCGTTCATAACGGGATCATTGAGAATTTCCGCGAGCTGCGAGCCGAGTTGGAGCGGAATGGAGCCGGCTTTAACTCGGAGACGGACACCGAGGTAGTGGCGCATCTCGTCGATTCCTATCTCAAGAATGGCTACTCGCCGCAGGATGCGGTACAGGCGTCACTGCCGCGACTGCGTGGTGCCTTCGCGTTGGCATTCCTTTTCAAAGCGAACGACGATCTTTTGATCGGTGCTTGCAAGGGCTCGCCGCTCGCGATCGGACATGGTCGCGGCGAAGTGTATCTAGGCTCGGACGCAATTGCGCTCGCACCTTTGACCGACACCGTCACCTACCTTGAAGACGGCGACTGGGCCGTGCTTACGCGCGCAACGTGCGTGATTTATGGTGCAGACGGCTCTATCGTCCAGCGGGAAACATCAAAATCTGGCGTATCAGCGCTCCTTGTGGACAAAGCGAATTACCGCCACTTCATGGCCAAAGAAATTCACGAGCAGCCGACAGTGGCCGGCAAGACATTGGCGCATTATCTCGATGTTGCGGCCAAACGCGTCGCCCTGCCGCTCGCGTTGCCCTTCGACTTTAATTGCATTCAGCGCATTTCAATTACTGCGTGCGGCACGGCTAGCTACGCTGGGCACATCGCCAAATACTGGTTCGAGAGGCTCGCGCGTTTGCCTTGCGACGTCGATGTAGCCTCTGAATTCCGCTACAGGGAGGCGCCTTTGCGCCGAGGCGATCTCGCAATAGTCATCTCGCAATCGGGCGAAACCGCTGACACATTAGCTGCCTTGCGATACGCCAAGGGCAAGGGCTTGCATACGATATCTGTGGTTAATGTACCGACGTCGACGATTGCGCGCGAGAGCGAATCCGTTTTGCCTACCCTGGCAGGGCCAGAAATCGGCGTCGCTTCCACCAAGGCATTTATCTGCCAGCTGATGGTATTGGGGGTGCTTGCCGTCAGAGCAGCTAAGGAGCGGGGTAAGCTGTCTGAAATCGATGAATCGCAGCTCGTGCGCGAGCTCATTGAGGTGCCGCGATTGATTGCTGCGGCCCTGTTGGTCGAGCCCCAGATTGAGAAGCTCGCGCGTTATATCGCCGGCGCGAGGACAGTACTCTATCTCGGTCGTGGCACATCGGCCCCCTTGGCCTTGGAGGGCGCGCTCAAGTTGAAGGAAATTTCCTATATCCACTCAGAGGGCTACGCCGCCGGCGAGCTCAAGCACGGCCCGATCGCACTGATCGATGAGGCTGTGCCTGTGGTGGTGATCGCGCCTTACGACGAGGTCTTCGAGAAGACCGTCTCTAACATGCAAGAGGTGGCCGCTCGGGGCGGCAAGATCATCCTGATCACCGATGCGAAGGGTGCGTCTGAAGCGATGGTAGACACGCTCCTGACCATCGTGCTGCCGGCAATGGTCGCAAGCTTTACGCCGCTGGTCTATGCCATTCCGGTCCAGCTCTTGGCTTACCATACCGCGGTCGCAAGGGGGGCGGACGTGGATCAGCCGCGTAATCTTGCAAAATCGGTCACGGTGGAATGA
- the istB gene encoding IS21-like element ISFK1 family helper ATPase IstB, whose amino-acid sequence MAKAFEEQRRSPDLEALPFEDRIGLLVDREAAERDTRRLTTRLKIAALRQTACVEDVDLRTPRGIDRAVFAKLVEGRWIDRHENLLVTGATGLGKSWLACALGHKACRDNRSVLYHRVPRLFEALALARGDGRYARLLKSLGRAQLLILDDWGLSVLTAAERRDLLEILEDRHGRASTIVTRQLPVDTWHGAIGDPTVADAILDRLVHNAHRLQLTGESMRKRSAKTITLDGQPEH is encoded by the coding sequence ATGGCCAAGGCCTTCGAGGAGCAGCGCCGATCGCCCGATCTCGAAGCCCTGCCGTTCGAAGATCGCATCGGCCTGTTGGTCGACCGCGAAGCCGCCGAACGCGACACCAGGCGGCTCACCACGCGCCTCAAGATCGCCGCACTGCGCCAGACTGCTTGCGTCGAGGACGTCGATCTGCGCACCCCGCGGGGCATCGACCGCGCCGTTTTCGCCAAACTCGTCGAAGGTCGCTGGATCGATCGCCACGAGAATTTGCTCGTCACCGGGGCAACCGGCCTGGGCAAAAGTTGGTTAGCCTGCGCGCTCGGCCACAAGGCCTGCCGCGACAACCGATCAGTCCTCTATCATCGCGTTCCAAGGCTGTTCGAGGCGCTCGCGCTCGCGCGCGGAGACGGACGCTACGCCCGGCTCCTCAAAAGCCTCGGCCGCGCTCAGCTTCTGATTTTGGATGATTGGGGACTATCGGTGCTCACCGCCGCGGAACGCCGCGATCTGCTCGAAATCCTCGAGGACCGACATGGCCGCGCATCCACCATCGTCACGCGTCAGCTCCCCGTGGACACCTGGCATGGAGCCATTGGGGACCCCACGGTCGCCGACGCCATTCTCGATCGCCTCGTCCACAACGCCCACCGCCTCCAGCTCACCGGAGAAAGCATGCGAAAACGCAGCGCCAAAACCATCACCCTTGACGGCCAACCAGAACACTGA
- a CDS encoding efflux RND transporter permease subunit has translation MTFTALFIKRPVLSIVVSFLILLIGLRAAVLLPIRQYPKLTNTVINITTAYPGASADMIQGFITTPLEQAVASAEGVDYISSSSMLGVSTILVYIKLNFNPNEALTEVLSKVNSVKYLIPKESNDPVVTKSSGQTNAVMYIAFSSDELAASAITDYLARVVQPVISTVDGVSAADILGGQSFAMRLWLDPAKMAGHGISPAEVSAAIAANNFQAAAGQTKGYFTISDVTANTDLRSVDDFKRMIVKANDGGFVRMEDIAVVELAAQMTDTTVTMNGDHAVFVGVQASPEGNPLNIVRGVRALFPEMERNLPPPLKMKVAYDSSKFIQSSIDEVKKTLIEAVVVVVVVIFLFLASLRSVIIPVVTIPLSLVGVCSMMLALGFSFNLLTLLAMVLAIGLVVDDAIVVVENIHRHLEEGAAPLQAATRGAREIVGPVISMTITLAAVYAPIGFLGGLTGGLFREFAFTLAGAVIVSGVVALTLSPMMCSLFLRRAKGGRFARLVNRGFSAVTRWYGRKLDRSLDYRPITGLFALTMLGLVGFLYMHISKELAPEEDQGIIFALTKAPKYANIDYLDYYGTKLESALKKVPETDLSFVFNGIGGQQSGMAGMLLKPWDERKRSSIVLKSLVQAELSKIEGINAFAFSLPPLPGGSGGLPVQMVINSTLGFQSIHEQMSKLKDAAQKSGLFMVSDSDLEFNQPVVRIKVDRSKANELGITMQIVGNALATLLGGNYVNRFNLQGRSYEVIPQVPREERLVPQSIGSYYVKTATGSMLPLSTVVSTETATDPNALTHYNQLNCATFQAVPMPGVTIEQAVDFLEAEAKKLPPGFSYDFLADARQYVHEGNQLAITFAFALIIIFLVLSAQFESLRDPLIIMISVPMAMVGALIPPFLGWATMNIYTQVGLLTLVGLISKHGILMVEFANELQFKERFDRRSAIEMAARVRLRPILMTTAAMVTGFIPLLTATGAGAASRFSIGLVLAAGMSAGTLITLFVLPAVYVAIASDHRGNGGVVRANLAERDFTSAADAEVTKHDHQII, from the coding sequence ATGACATTTACCGCGCTTTTCATCAAACGTCCGGTATTGTCAATCGTCGTGAGTTTCCTGATCTTGCTGATCGGCTTGCGCGCCGCGGTCCTACTGCCGATCCGGCAATATCCGAAGCTAACCAATACGGTCATCAATATCACGACTGCCTATCCTGGCGCCTCGGCCGACATGATCCAGGGGTTCATCACCACTCCCCTGGAGCAAGCAGTCGCGTCCGCCGAAGGCGTCGACTACATCAGTTCCTCGTCTATGCTTGGTGTCTCGACTATTCTAGTTTACATCAAGCTGAACTTCAATCCAAACGAAGCGCTCACGGAGGTGCTCTCCAAGGTCAACTCAGTCAAATACCTGATCCCGAAGGAATCAAACGATCCAGTCGTCACGAAGTCGAGCGGTCAGACGAATGCTGTCATGTATATCGCTTTCTCCAGCGATGAGCTAGCGGCCAGTGCGATCACCGACTACCTCGCGCGCGTCGTGCAACCGGTTATCTCAACCGTCGACGGCGTTTCAGCGGCTGACATCCTAGGCGGCCAGAGTTTTGCGATGCGGCTATGGCTAGACCCTGCGAAAATGGCTGGGCATGGCATATCGCCGGCTGAAGTTTCGGCTGCAATCGCAGCTAACAACTTCCAGGCTGCGGCAGGCCAGACCAAGGGCTATTTCACTATCTCCGATGTCACAGCAAATACGGATTTGCGGAGTGTTGACGATTTCAAGCGTATGATTGTCAAGGCGAATGACGGTGGCTTTGTGCGCATGGAAGACATTGCGGTAGTCGAACTTGCCGCGCAGATGACGGACACTACCGTCACGATGAACGGCGACCACGCGGTCTTTGTCGGCGTGCAAGCGAGCCCGGAAGGCAATCCGCTAAACATAGTGCGAGGCGTTCGGGCGCTGTTTCCTGAAATGGAGCGTAACCTGCCGCCGCCGCTGAAGATGAAAGTGGCCTACGACTCATCCAAGTTTATTCAATCATCGATCGACGAAGTGAAGAAGACGCTCATTGAGGCCGTCGTGGTTGTGGTCGTCGTGATCTTTCTTTTCCTGGCCTCGCTGCGGTCCGTCATCATTCCTGTGGTTACTATTCCGTTGTCTCTCGTTGGTGTCTGCAGCATGATGCTGGCGCTGGGGTTCTCATTCAACCTCCTGACGCTCCTTGCGATGGTTCTCGCGATCGGCCTCGTGGTCGACGACGCAATCGTGGTGGTGGAGAATATTCATCGCCATTTAGAAGAAGGAGCGGCTCCGCTACAGGCTGCTACAAGGGGCGCGCGCGAGATCGTCGGTCCGGTTATCTCCATGACGATTACCTTGGCTGCGGTATATGCCCCGATCGGATTCCTTGGCGGCCTCACCGGTGGCCTGTTCCGCGAATTCGCGTTCACGCTGGCAGGAGCGGTGATCGTGTCCGGTGTGGTCGCTTTGACGCTGTCGCCCATGATGTGCTCTCTCTTCCTGAGGCGCGCCAAGGGGGGACGATTTGCAAGGCTTGTGAACCGCGGGTTCAGTGCCGTAACACGATGGTACGGCCGCAAGCTCGACCGTTCGCTCGACTATCGCCCAATTACCGGCCTATTTGCGCTGACCATGTTGGGACTTGTCGGCTTTCTCTATATGCATATTTCCAAGGAACTAGCGCCGGAGGAGGATCAAGGTATCATATTCGCGCTAACTAAGGCGCCGAAATACGCCAATATCGACTACCTCGACTATTATGGCACCAAGCTTGAAAGCGCGTTGAAAAAAGTTCCAGAGACTGACTTGAGCTTCGTGTTCAATGGCATTGGCGGCCAGCAGAGTGGCATGGCCGGCATGTTGCTCAAGCCTTGGGACGAACGCAAGCGATCATCGATTGTACTAAAGTCGCTTGTTCAGGCCGAGCTATCCAAAATCGAAGGCATCAACGCGTTTGCCTTTAGCTTGCCTCCGCTGCCGGGCGGTTCTGGTGGCCTACCAGTCCAGATGGTGATCAATTCGACTCTTGGCTTTCAATCCATCCACGAGCAGATGTCAAAGTTGAAGGATGCCGCGCAGAAGAGCGGCCTCTTCATGGTGAGCGACTCCGACCTCGAGTTCAACCAGCCGGTGGTACGAATCAAGGTTGATCGATCGAAGGCTAACGAGCTTGGCATCACCATGCAGATCGTCGGTAACGCGCTCGCCACCTTACTTGGGGGAAATTACGTCAACCGCTTCAATCTGCAGGGCCGCTCCTACGAGGTGATCCCGCAGGTGCCGCGAGAGGAACGGCTAGTGCCGCAATCAATCGGAAGCTATTATGTGAAGACTGCGACGGGATCGATGCTTCCGCTGTCTACCGTAGTCTCCACCGAGACTGCGACCGATCCGAATGCGCTCACCCACTACAACCAGCTCAACTGCGCGACCTTTCAGGCCGTGCCGATGCCCGGCGTCACGATCGAACAGGCCGTGGATTTCCTAGAAGCCGAGGCGAAGAAACTGCCCCCGGGCTTCAGTTACGACTTCCTGGCCGACGCCCGCCAGTACGTGCACGAGGGTAATCAATTGGCGATTACCTTCGCATTTGCCCTCATCATCATATTCTTAGTGCTTTCGGCGCAGTTCGAAAGTCTGCGCGATCCGCTCATCATCATGATCAGCGTGCCGATGGCAATGGTCGGCGCCTTGATTCCGCCGTTCCTCGGCTGGGCGACCATGAACATCTACACCCAGGTTGGACTGTTGACACTGGTCGGGTTGATTTCAAAGCACGGCATCCTAATGGTTGAGTTCGCCAATGAGCTGCAGTTCAAGGAGAGATTTGACCGTCGCTCGGCTATAGAGATGGCGGCGCGTGTCCGACTGCGCCCAATCTTGATGACCACGGCGGCAATGGTCACGGGCTTCATACCCTTGTTGACGGCAACCGGAGCTGGCGCCGCGAGCCGGTTCTCGATCGGACTCGTTCTCGCCGCTGGCATGTCTGCGGGCACGCTGATCACGCTATTCGTGCTCCCGGCGGTCTATGTCGCGATCGCGTCCGATCACCGTGGTAATGGGGGTGTCGTCCGCGCGAACCTCGCCGAGCGCGACTTCACCAGCGCTGCTGATGCCGAGGTAACAAAGCATGACCATCAAATCATCTAG
- the gmd gene encoding GDP-mannose 4,6-dehydratase — MTVRNSKGRVALITGVTGQDGAYLAEYLLSLGYVVHGIKRRSSSFNTARVDHLYQDPHVGNVPFLMHYGDMTDSTNLIRLVQQIRPTEIYNLAAQSHVAVSFESPEYTANADAIGVLRLLEAIRILGMEKETRFYQASTSELYGLVQEIPQKETTPFYPRSPYGVAKLYGYWITVNYREAYGMFASNGILFNHESPIRGETFVTRKITRGVARIEVGLEQTLYLGNLEAKRDWGHARDYVEGMHKILQADKPDDFVLATGEMRSVREMVELSFAHVGRRIAWRGKGVEETGVDETSGKIVVKIDPTYFRPTEVDLLVGDASKAREVLGWTPKRSFAQLVEEMMTSDLAETKRDAASGKRTV, encoded by the coding sequence ATGACGGTTCGCAACTCAAAGGGGCGTGTCGCTCTCATCACCGGCGTGACCGGTCAGGACGGCGCCTATCTCGCCGAATATTTGCTGTCGCTCGGCTATGTCGTGCACGGCATCAAGCGGCGCTCGTCCTCGTTCAACACCGCGCGCGTCGATCACCTCTATCAGGACCCGCATGTCGGCAACGTTCCGTTCCTGATGCACTATGGCGACATGACGGATTCGACCAATCTGATCCGCCTGGTGCAGCAGATCCGGCCGACCGAGATCTACAATCTCGCAGCTCAAAGCCACGTCGCCGTCAGCTTCGAGAGCCCGGAATACACCGCCAATGCCGACGCCATCGGCGTGCTGCGCCTGTTGGAAGCGATCCGCATCCTCGGCATGGAGAAGGAGACGCGGTTCTACCAGGCCTCGACCTCCGAGCTCTACGGCCTGGTGCAGGAGATCCCGCAGAAGGAGACGACGCCGTTCTATCCGCGCTCGCCCTACGGCGTTGCCAAGCTCTACGGCTACTGGATCACGGTGAACTACCGCGAAGCCTACGGCATGTTCGCGTCGAACGGCATCCTGTTCAACCATGAGAGCCCGATCCGCGGCGAGACCTTCGTGACCCGCAAGATCACCCGCGGCGTCGCGCGTATCGAGGTCGGGCTGGAACAGACGCTCTATCTCGGCAATCTCGAAGCCAAGCGCGACTGGGGCCATGCCAGGGACTATGTCGAGGGCATGCACAAGATCCTGCAGGCCGACAAACCCGACGACTTCGTGCTCGCCACCGGCGAGATGCGCTCGGTGCGCGAGATGGTCGAGCTGTCCTTTGCCCATGTCGGCCGTCGCATCGCCTGGCGCGGCAAGGGCGTCGAGGAGACCGGCGTCGACGAGACGAGCGGCAAGATTGTGGTGAAGATCGATCCGACCTATTTCCGTCCGACCGAGGTCGATCTTCTCGTCGGCGACGCCAGCAAGGCGCGCGAGGTGCTCGGCTGGACGCCGAAGCGCAGCTTTGCCCAGCTCGTCGAGGAGATGATGACGAGCGATCTGGCGGAGACAAAACGGGATGCGGCCAGTGGCAAACGCACCGTTTGA
- a CDS encoding cold-shock protein: protein MRTGTVVSYSVEKGWEFIRPDYGDGKDLFVHISDLRGCAGADLVSGTRVTFGIRFNKQRSKYRAVEVRLRAPGHGDQ, encoded by the coding sequence ATGCGCACCGGAACAGTAGTGTCGTACAGCGTTGAAAAGGGCTGGGAGTTCATTCGGCCTGACTATGGCGACGGCAAGGATTTGTTCGTGCACATATCGGACCTTCGCGGCTGCGCAGGGGCTGATCTGGTGTCCGGCACGCGCGTGACTTTCGGTATTCGTTTCAATAAACAGCGCTCGAAGTACAGAGCCGTCGAAGTCAGGCTGCGCGCTCCGGGGCACGGCGACCAGTGA
- a CDS encoding EAL domain-containing protein, whose translation MDVPEALKASSLELWYQQKLHLRTLVPSGAEALIRMRHPAWGVVPPAYFIPDESDPHFHALSEFVIARAIEDWRYLLGQIGPVDLSINLPISFLADDAAVRELCYRIPDHAAFAGLLIEIDSAEVIDNLDLAIDVARRVRLHNIGISIDNVGAKWPSLLGLPNFPFVQLKVDHQYVTGCADQRLKQTVCRRIVELAHDSGAQVIAQGGETRADFLAAHEMDFDQVQGYLFGKPMGVKKFARSRTHFSEKEPIVLTHGA comes from the coding sequence GTGGATGTGCCCGAAGCGCTGAAAGCCAGCTCGCTCGAGCTGTGGTATCAGCAGAAACTTCATCTCCGGACATTGGTTCCGAGCGGCGCCGAGGCGCTGATCCGGATGCGCCATCCCGCATGGGGCGTCGTGCCGCCTGCCTACTTCATCCCCGACGAAAGCGATCCGCATTTTCATGCGCTGTCCGAGTTCGTGATCGCGCGCGCGATCGAGGACTGGCGCTATCTGCTCGGGCAGATCGGACCGGTCGATCTCTCGATCAACCTGCCGATCTCGTTTCTGGCCGACGATGCTGCGGTGCGCGAGCTTTGCTACCGGATTCCGGATCATGCGGCGTTCGCCGGCCTGCTGATCGAGATCGACAGCGCCGAGGTGATCGACAATCTCGACCTGGCGATCGATGTCGCCCGGCGCGTTCGCCTGCACAATATCGGCATCTCGATCGACAATGTCGGCGCGAAGTGGCCATCCTTGCTGGGATTGCCGAACTTTCCGTTCGTCCAGCTGAAGGTCGACCATCAATACGTCACCGGTTGCGCGGATCAGCGCCTCAAGCAGACGGTGTGCCGGCGTATCGTCGAGCTCGCACACGACTCCGGCGCGCAGGTTATTGCGCAGGGGGGCGAGACGCGCGCGGACTTTCTTGCCGCACATGAGATGGATTTCGATCAGGTCCAGGGTTACCTGTTCGGCAAGCCGATGGGCGTCAAGAAGTTCGCCCGCTCGCGCACGCACTTCTCGGAGAAAGAGCCGATCGTCCTGACGCATGGCGCCTAG
- the fcl gene encoding GDP-L-fucose synthase, with translation MRPVANAPFELRGKSVYVAGHRGMVGAALVRRLAREEVRLVTVDRREVDLCNQAAVFDWFARTRPQVIFLAAAKVGGIVANNTLRAEFIYDNIAIAANVIQAAHQNGAEKLMFLGSSCIYPKLAPQPLREDSVLTGPLEPTNEPYAIAKIAGIKMAEAYRSQYGSDFISVMPTNLYGPGDNYHPELSHVVAALIRRFHEAKVSGAKRVIVWGTGTPRREFLYVDDMADACVHLMKTYSSPEPVNIGTGEDITIADLALMVAAAVGFRGEISLDTSRPDGTPRKLLDVSRLSRLGWRATTSLTEGIQLAYRVFCAERDGRLQSDLLVLDKAACITG, from the coding sequence ATGCGGCCAGTGGCAAACGCACCGTTTGAGCTGAGGGGCAAGAGCGTCTACGTCGCCGGCCATCGCGGCATGGTCGGAGCCGCGCTGGTGCGCCGGCTGGCACGGGAGGAGGTGCGGCTCGTCACGGTCGACCGGCGCGAGGTCGATCTCTGCAACCAGGCCGCCGTGTTCGACTGGTTCGCCAGGACGCGGCCGCAAGTGATCTTCCTCGCCGCGGCCAAGGTCGGCGGCATCGTCGCCAACAACACGCTGCGCGCCGAGTTCATCTACGACAACATCGCGATTGCGGCGAACGTGATCCAGGCCGCGCATCAGAACGGCGCCGAGAAGCTAATGTTTCTGGGCTCGTCCTGCATCTATCCGAAGCTGGCGCCGCAGCCGCTGCGCGAGGATTCCGTGCTCACCGGTCCGCTGGAGCCGACCAACGAGCCCTATGCGATCGCCAAGATCGCCGGCATCAAGATGGCGGAGGCCTATCGCAGCCAGTATGGCAGCGACTTCATCAGCGTGATGCCGACCAATCTGTACGGCCCCGGCGACAATTATCACCCCGAGCTGAGCCACGTCGTCGCCGCGCTGATCCGCCGCTTCCACGAGGCGAAGGTTTCGGGAGCGAAGCGCGTCATCGTGTGGGGCACCGGCACGCCCCGGCGCGAGTTCCTCTATGTCGACGACATGGCGGATGCCTGCGTGCACCTGATGAAGACCTATTCGTCGCCGGAACCGGTCAATATCGGCACCGGCGAGGACATCACCATCGCCGATTTAGCACTGATGGTCGCGGCCGCCGTCGGCTTTCGCGGTGAAATCAGCTTGGATACGTCGCGCCCGGACGGAACGCCGCGCAAGCTGCTGGATGTTAGTCGGCTGTCCAGACTCGGCTGGCGAGCCACCACCTCGCTCACGGAAGGCATTCAGCTGGCATACCGGGTGTTTTGCGCTGAGAGAGACGGACGGCTCCAGAGTGATCTGCTCGTTCTCGACAAGGCAGCCTGCATCACCGGCTAG
- a CDS encoding IS5-like element ISBj2 family transposase (programmed frameshift), giving the protein MLIRGRENARWFFWLNDRQWARIEPHLPRGLTGPDRDDDRRIVSGIIHMLQSGARWRDCPREYGPYTTIYNRFNRWAKRGRWCAIFEALAKPGEDGVVLSLDSTSIKAHRCASGGKGKHNQAIGRSRGGRTTKIHALSDPLCRPVVLHLTPGQDADIAAAPDVLALAPPMSVLLADKGYDGDKLRGAIIRRGAKPVIPNKSNRVVIHRFNKRAYKGRNVIERCFCRLKDFRRIAMRYDKLARNFLAAVHLAALVAYWLN; this is encoded by the exons GTGTTGATTCGGGGGCGAGAGAATGCGCGCTGGTTTTTTTGGCTGAACGACAGGCAATGGGCGCGTATCGAACCGCATCTGCCGAGGGGACTGACGGGGCCGGATCGGGACGACGACCGACGCATCGTCAGCGGCATCATTCACATGCTGCAATCGGGTGCACGATGGCGTGATTGTCCACGTGAATACGGCCCTTACACGACGATCTACAATCGCTTCAATCGCTGGGCCAAGCGAGGACGATGGTGCGCAATCTTCGAAGCGCTGGCCAAGCCTGGCGAAGACGGCGTCGTACTGTCGCTCGACTCGACCTCGATTAAAGCTCACCGGTGTGCCTCCGGCGGA AAGGGGAAGCACAATCAAGCAATCGGCCGCTCGCGCGGAGGCCGCACGACAAAAATCCATGCGCTGAGCGATCCGCTCTGCCGGCCGGTCGTCCTGCATCTGACTCCAGGCCAGGATGCCGATATCGCTGCGGCTCCCGATGTCCTGGCGCTCGCGCCACCCATGAGCGTGCTCCTCGCCGACAAAGGGTATGATGGCGACAAGCTTCGCGGCGCAATCATTCGTCGTGGCGCCAAGCCCGTAATCCCCAATAAATCTAACCGTGTCGTCATCCATCGCTTCAACAAACGCGCCTACAAAGGACGAAATGTCATCGAACGCTGCTTTTGCAGGCTCAAGGACTTCCGGCGCATCGCCATGCGATATGACAAGCTCGCCCGTAATTTTTTGGCCGCTGTTCATCTCGCCGCTCTCGTCGCATATTGGCTCAATTGA
- a CDS encoding type II toxin-antitoxin system RelE/ParE family toxin, which translates to MAISCDLRQYGRATSGEPAASTRECTSASRSHPDCRAIGVRLDTLNEAVNSSELKLTGNDFHKLAGKSVRYTIHINGPWCITFEFEGGDAFKVDFEQYH; encoded by the coding sequence TTGGCGATCAGTTGTGATCTTAGGCAGTATGGCCGCGCCACTAGCGGCGAACCGGCTGCGTCGACAAGAGAATGCACAAGCGCATCGCGCTCTCATCCTGATTGTCGCGCTATAGGAGTTCGTCTCGATACGCTCAACGAAGCCGTCAACAGTTCCGAACTGAAGCTGACAGGCAACGATTTCCACAAGCTGGCCGGAAAGTCCGTGCGCTACACGATTCACATCAATGGCCCGTGGTGCATCACATTCGAGTTTGAAGGAGGCGATGCATTCAAGGTTGACTTTGAACAGTACCACTGA